DNA sequence from the Arthrobacter crystallopoietes genome:
CTGGACTCGCTGCTGATCTTCGGCGCCATCCACGCGGGAGCTGACATCAACTACCTTGAGTGGCTCGGCTGGTTTTCCTATGTGGTGGTCTTCAACGTGCTTGGCGGGATCCTGCTGGTGACCGCGCTGCGGCTGGTGAGCGCAAGCAAGCTGGTGAAGGAACGCCGCGAAGACGCACCGGAGAACCCTGAGGCCGCGCACCACTCCGGATAGGTTGCGGTGAAGGGTTGCCGCCGTCGTTCTTCCCCCTCGACGGCGGGTACGATCCAACGGACAATGAAGCCATGAAAAAGCTCAGAATGCTTCCTATCCTTTCGGTTGCTGCGGGCGTAACCTTGGCCGCGACAGGGTGCGATGGCGCGGAAGATGGGCCCGCGACCACAGGTGAAGGCACGCAAACACAGGTGGCTCCGGAGACGACCAGTCCGTCCCCTGCGGCGACGTCACCGGGCGCGGCGACGAGCGCGGCTCCGGGGCAAACGAGTCCGAGGGCCGGGGGAGCGACAGGCACTCCGCCAACCGGAGATGCCAACGGTCGCGCCGCCGTCGAAACTGCGGTAACGGCCGTGCGTGGCAGCGCCGCTGTGGACGTTGACTACAGCGACGATCGGCAGGGCTGGGAAGTCGAGCTCATCAGCGGTGGCACCGAGCATGAAGTGCTGGTGCTAGCGGACGGCAGCGAAGTACTGGATCAACGGGACAAGGGGCCCGCCGACGAGGAAGACCGGCGCGCTGTCGAATCTGCGACGGTTTCATTAGCCGAGGCGATCGAGACCGCGCAACAAGCCGCCGTCGGCGACCTCGAGGAAGCCTCGCTGGAGGACGAGAACGACAAGCCCGTATGGGAGGTTGAAATCAGGTCCGAGGGCGGTACCCTCACAGAAGTGCTCATTGATGCCGTCAGCGGGGAGCAGCTCCGCTAAGAGAGATCTTGCTAGGTGTGCGACACCAAGCATGGCAGCTGGTGTCGGACGTGGACATGCCTTTGCTGCGACGCTATATTCAATAGCTAGACAAGCAAGATATATGTCCATCGAAGGATCAGCTTTATGCAAGACGAAGCGGCCCAAGACGGCCTGAGAAAAGCAGACGACATAGAGCAGCGGCCAGCGGGTTCGGGCCTGTTGAATGCCTTGAGTGATTATGGGGCGTCTGAAGTCGCCATGAGGCGCCGCATGCGCGGGTCCATGAATTTGGGGGAAACAGACCTGCTTGCCCTGCGGTACGTGATCGAAGCCGATGCGGCGAACAGGCCGATCGGACCGAAGGAACTGGGCCAGAAACTCGGCGTTACTTCTGCGTCCATGACTGCGCTCATTGATCGGCTCGTCAAGAGCGGGCACGTCAGCCGGGAGCCGCATCCCTCGGACCGAAGGGCGCTGCTGCTGCGACCGGCACCGGGTTCGAGCAAGGAAGTGCGGGGGTTGATGGACCTCACGCACCGCAGGATGGCGGAGATCGCCTCATCACTTTCGCCGGAAGACTCCAAGACCGTTGCAGACTTCCTGCAGCGTATGCGCGGCACCGTGGACGCCATTGATCCCACGAACCAGGATTGAGCGCCATGTGGACTTAACCGCTAAACCGTCATATAACTAGTCAGGCGAGATACTTTTTATCCGAATTATCAGTAGTCTGAGGAGTTCGCTGTGACGCAAGTAGTTGATGCCCCCGACGCAACCGGATGGGAAGGTTACCTGCACGGCTCCGCGTTTTCTTTGCAGCCAGCCGACATGTTTCCTTGGACGGGCGACGCGGCGGCTGTGCTCTCGCCCCCTGTGCATCATTGTGCGCCGAGCTCGAGCCGAGTAGCTGATGCACTGGGCGCGGTTCGACTGGCCGCAGCCAGGCAGGAAAGCTTGCAGTGGGAACTCGATGCGGCGCAGTTGGCGCTCGTTGAAGCGATCCGGAATGCTGCCGCCGCCGGAGCGGCTGTGTCCGCGCTCTGCCTGGCGGCCGACATGACGGAATCCGAGCTTGAAGACGTGCTGAAATGACCCCGCCGGTCATCACAGCCGGCCCTGAAGAGGTGCTCAAGCCGACAGCCGACGGGCCGGCGTGGGAAGACTCCTATCCAGCCGGCCGGCGCTACCGGTTGGGGCCGCTCTTGGGCTATGGCTCTGAAGGCGCGGTCCGCAAGGCTTTGGACACGCACACGGGACGCACCGTGGCCGTCAAGATTTTCCGAACCGACGCCGTGCACTCGGGCGAGCGGTTCCATCGGGAAGTCAGTATCCACCGGCGGCTGAACCACTGGGCCATCGTGCCCATGACCGACTACGGCCGGATGCCAGCGGCGGCCGGCGCCACCGAACAGGCATTCATGGTGATGGAGTACGTGGAGGGCCGGAACCTTCGACACCTGCTGCAAAAGGGTCCCGCAGATCCTGCTATGACGGCGGCATGGATGGCTTCCATCCTGCACGCGCTTTCGCATGTTCACCGCAAAGGTATTGTTCACAACGACATAAAGCCGGCAAACATCCTCATCCCATCGCTCGCGAACGAGCGCAGGGGCGCCGTCGCCAAGCTCACCGACTTTGGCATCGCCACCAGCCGACGGCATGCACCGCTGGCTTCCCTCTCCGGCACCGCCCACTACATGAGTCCCGAGGAGGTCCACGGCGCTCAAGCTACCGAAGCAAGCGATATCTATGCTTTGGGTCTGGTCGCTCTTGAGTGCCTCACAGGTGTAAAGCCCTTCCCGGGAACTCCCGTGGAGACGATGGTCGCCCGCGCACTCAACAAACCCCGCATACCGTACACCCTGGGCCGCAGATGGATAGTACTGCTGCAAGCCATGACGGACCTGCGGCCAGCAGAGAGGCCGACCGCCCGTCAAGCACTCCGAATGCTCCACCGGATCAACCGCTGACGCTCCCTGGACTGCGTCGAACGACGCAGTCCAGTCTGGTATGAGCTAACCGGACGGCGGAAAATAGGGATCACCAGGCACGCTCCGGGTCCATGGTGGCAGCAATGCTGAAGAGAAGGGACGAATCCCATGTATTCCCTGCAGATCGAGCATCAGGTACGGGACTTTTCGATGTGGCGGCAGGCATTCGACAGCGACCCGCTCGACCGGGCCGGCTCCGGCGTCCGTTCCTTCCGGATCTACCGGCCGGTGGGCGACGATTACGTCATGATCGAGCTGGACTTCGAGACCCAGGAGGCCGCAGTAATGTTCCTGGCCAGGCTTGAGGAAGAGGTCTGGAGTTCGGGCGGCGCAGCTGCGCCGGCCCTGGTGGGGACTCCCGAAACCAGAATTGTCGAGATTGTAGAGAATACGACCGTGGCTTGGTAACTTAGTCGCTACTTTTCGATAATGGACTCAAATGGCTGAGGGGAAGTTATTGGATCCGCGTGCCGATGGATGACCTTCCACTGACCTTCCTCTAGCCGGAATATCGTTGTTACCCGAAGCGAGACGGGCGACAACGTATCGGATTCGCCGACCTTCACCCTCGTCCGTTCGATCTCGACGATGTAGGCAAGATCCGACCCAACGTGTCCGGAAATGCGTTCAGAGCGATTGGGCTCTCCATTCCGCAGATGGGAAGCTGCCCGGTCCATCACCTTCTCGACTTCGCTCCAACCACGAATAGGCGGTCCGAAGGGGTTCGCCAGCGTGACGTCAGGTTGCCTGGACCAGATGAGCTTCTGACGGGATGGGTCTCCCGTGATGAGCGCGTTGACGGCCTGATGGTACTGCTCTACGGCGGTATCGAAATCGGATCCAGACATTGCTCCTCCAGCCTCCGGCTTCAGTCCGACTTCACCTGAGACAGCTGAAGCGTGGATACATACTGGCACCATATGCGAAGTGTGTCCACCATTCCGGGGGAACCAAGTGGGGGTGGCACTGCCAAAACGTTGTTCTCTCTGGTGCTTCGGTGCCGGCCGTGCCAACCTGAAAAAACGAAAGTGTCTCTAGCTCAGCTACATCGGACCATTCCACGGCATGGAGGATTGCATCGTGAAACCTCTGCACACTATCGTTCCGACCGCCCTCGCCACCCTCGTCCTGAGCCTGACCGCTTGCGCCGGCTCTCCGGAAGGCACCGGGGATGAACCGGCGCCCGGACCTACTGAAGAAGCGACGGGGAACCCAACGCCTGCGACGGAAAGCCAGGTTCCAGAACCTACAGGCGAGCTGGGTTCCGGCGAGTTCGCTCCCTACGCTGAGGGTGCCACTGCCGTTACCTATGATGAGCGTGTACCTGAGGGCAGCTCCGCCGAGGTCAAGGTCAATGAGGACGGTGCTGAAACCACAGTGACCTTGTCGGTGAAGGGGCTTGAACCCGAATCGGAATTCGGTTCACATGTTCATGTCGCTGCGTGTGGCTCCGATCCCGATGATGCCGGTCCGCACTATCAGGATCAGCAGGATCCTGCGACACAGGGTCAGGACGTCGTAGCGTCGACGGACCCGGTCTACGCCAACCCGAAGAACGAAATATGGCTGGACTTCATCACCGATGCCGAAGGTAACGCCGAAGTCGAAAGCACCGTCGGCTGGCAGTTCCGCGAGGGCGAAGGCCGCTCTGTTGTCATCCACGCCACGCATACCGGTATGGAGGAAGGCGAAGCGGGTGAAGCAGGAGACCGCCTCGCCTGTATCACTATCCGTTAGCCCACAGCACGAACGTATCGGGGATCTCCAAGGGCGGGAATACCGAGGAACGGGCCAGCGGGCTTCGCCGTCGTCATATACTCAAAGCATGCTGATCAGGTGCCTCAACCGTGTCCTCTACGCCCAGGAGTCCGCCGTCGTGCAGTGCGGGGGCGAGCTGTGAGCGGCGGTCTCGTCGCCCTGCTGGACGACGTCGCAGCCCTGGCCCGTATAGCGGCGGCCTCGGTGGACGATGTCGCAGCCGGGGCTGCCAGGGCCGGGACCAAGGCCGCCGGCGTGGTGATCGACGACGCGGCGGTCACCCCGCAATACGTATCCGGGGCGGACCCGTCCCGCGAACTGCCGATGATCAAGCGGATCTTCTGGGGCTCGCTCCGGAACAAGCTGTTGATCATCCTGCCGGCGCTGCTGCTCATCAGCGCCTTCATCCCGTGGGCCATCCCGTTCATCCTCATGCTGGGCGGCACCTACCTCTGCTACGAGGGTGCCGAGAAGGTCTGGCACAAGGTCCGCGGCCACCATGAGGCCGAACACGCGCCGGCGGTCGAACAGGGACCGGAAGCGGAGGCCAAGGTCACCAAGGGCGCGATCACCACCGACTTCATCCTGTCCTGCGAGATCATGGTCATCTCGATGAACGAGGTGGCCGACCAGTCCCTGTGGGTCCGGGCGTTCATCCTGGTTGTCGTGGCGATCGCGATCACCGTGCTTGTGTACGGTGCCGTCGGGCTCATCGTCAAGATGGACGACATCGGCCTGCACCTGACCACCAGGAACTCCGCGGGTTCGAAACGCTTTGGCGGCATGCTTGTGAAGGGCATGCCGGCAGTGCTGGCCGCGATCACCTTCGTCGGGACGATCGCCATGCTTTGGGTGGGCGGGCACATCATGCTCCAAGGCGCGTACGACCTCGGCTGGCACGCTCCGTACGACTTGGTCCACGTCCTCGAGCACCCGTTCGCCGGGATCGCGGTGGTCGGCGGCTTCCTGGCCTGGCTCGTAAACACCCTGTGCTCGGCCGTGCTCGGGCTTGCCTGGGGCCTCGTCGTCATGGCCATCGTGCACCCGCTGGTGAAGTTGCTGCCGTTCGGCAAGAAGAAGGGCGGGCACGAAGAGGGTGACATCCGCGCCGCTGTCGCCGGCTACCGGCCGCCGGAACGCGACGCCGGAAAATAACACGCGGGAAGAGGGCCCCCGCTCAACGTTCCCGCTTCAGCATGAACATGTCGCCCGTGCTGCTGGTGGAGAAGTGCGCGATTCCGTTGCCCGAGACCTCGCGCGGGATCAGGACGACACCGTCGTCCTCCCGTAGCTGTGGGTCGCCGCCTTTTGCTGGGTCGTAAACGGCCATGAAATCAATGCCCCGCTCGCTCATGGTGCCGTAGACGAGGCCGTCCGACGCGAGTGTCCATACGCGGAAGGCTGTCTCGTTTTGTTCGATGGCCAGTTCCGTACCGTCCTCGGAGATGATCGCCATCTCATTCTCGGGGTCGGCCGCGATGAAGGAGCCGTGGTACGACTGATCGAAGGAGCCACGCACACAGGCCCCGGTCATTCGTTCGGAGAGTTCCAGCAACTCCCCGGTGCGCACGTCGAGAATCCGGCAGGCTCCCGGCACTCGGAGCGGCGGGTTGGGATCGGCGCCGAAGCCGCTGCCCTCGCGGACAGAGAGGAATGGACCGGCGGAGGAGTCAGTCGCCTCGACGAAGTAACCGTCGAGCTCCCAGTCGCCGCCGGACACCCCGGCCGGAACCACCTCGGACTGCTCCCGCGAGTAGATGTCGGTCCCGTACATACGTCCCATCCATACGGTCTCGGCCGCGAAGGAGTCGTCAACTTCCGTGTTCTGCGGCGGGGGAGGAGGCGCGAATTCCCCAGTGGTCGGATCGAAGACCTGCACGTCGTCCCCGGTGATGCTAACCAGGGCGCTGAGCTTCCGGTCCAAAGCCCCACCGTCGTGGAAGGTGCGCAGCGTCGCCTCTGCGGTCTCCAAATCGAACACGGTAATGACGGATTTGCGCGGCCCTTCGTCCTCGTCGTCATCGCCGCCTTCTTGGGCTGTGCCGGTTTCGCCTATGGAAGGTGCCGAGACCGGTGGCTCCGAACCTTGCCCGCTGGTCGGGGCCTCGGTACTGCTCTGCCAATGGATAAGGTACTGGTTTCCGTCAGTGTGGTGGACGAAGAGGACGCCGCTGGAAGGGTCTTCCGGGTCCGGTGTGAACTCCGTGGGGTCTTCCGTGCGGTCAATGACAATTCCGTCTGAGCCATAGGTGGTGAGGCGGTGGATGCCGCTTTCCTCTTGCGCGTGCACGGCCATCGCAGACGGGAGGCCGTATGCGATGGCGAACTGGCCGGGCTCAATCCAACCCGGTCCACCGAACCATTCCCTGGGGACGCTTGGTCGGACCAGCAGCGGCTCCCCGTAGGAGGAGTGCCGGGCGCCGGGGGTCGCGGGTAGTGGGGCTGTGGCCGTCGCTGCTGGTGAGTCCGCCGGCGGCCGGCTGGCGTCGGTGTCGGAATCGCCGGTGCAAGCGGTGAGCGCGGCCAGGGGGATCAGACCTACTCCGGCAATTTTGAGCGCAAAGCGGGATTTCATAGGACGTCCCTTTCCCGAGGGCACCGCACGCGTAGGGCGGTGCGATGGCACACATGCTCCCAGCGGCGGCGGTCGCGGTCAACGGGACAGGCAGCTGTGGCAGGAAAAGTGGAACCAGTGGTACAGCAGGGGTTGTTGAGACGGTGCGAGGAGGTGTTTACCCGTATTCTGCACATGCCCGGGGTTAGGCTTTCCACGGTCTGGACCGCCTACTCGACCGCGGGCTCCTGCAGGGCGGCGAGCACGTGCATGTGCTCACGGTTCGACGGGTAAAGGAGTTCGTAGGTGGCGTACAGCTTTTCGTAGAGCGGGGCGGTCGCCGGATCCGGCTTCACCGTGGCCACCGTCCTGGCCCAGTCGGTCCCGGCAGGCACAGCCCCGGTGCCGATGGCGGCGAGCAGTGCGTCCCCGTAGCTGGCACCGATGGTCTGTTCCGGGACCAGTTGTTCGCGTCCGGTGATGTTGCTGACGATCTCCGTCCACAGTCTGGCCTTGGTGCCGCCGCCGACGGCCGCGACGCGCCGGATCGGTTCGCCAGCGTTCTCCAGGTACTCCAGAATCTGCCGGATGCCGAAGCCGATCCCTTCGTAGGCGGCACGGAACAGATGGCCGCGAGTGTGGCGCAGGGACAGCCCGGTAATCAGGCCGCGGGCATCGGGATCGAAAACAGGCGTGCGTTCGCCGGCAAAGTAGGGCAGCAGCAGTAGTCCGTCGGATCCAGGTTGCACTGCGGCTGCCTCGGTGACGAGCTGCTCGAAGGGGACGTCGCCGAAAAGCCGCTGCAGCCAGGTGGTCAGGCTTCCCGACGTCGACATGCCCGCGGCCAATGTCAAAGACCCCGGGTCCACCCCGGCCGTGGTCCAGAGCTTGGGTTCGGCGCGGAACTCCCCGAGGACCTGGACGAAGAACATGGTGGACCCGTACATCAGCATGAGGTCGCCCGGTTGCCGGACGCCGGCGCTGAACGCCTCGGCCCAGGCATCCACCGTGCCTGCGCAGACCGGCAGGCCTTCCGGAAGCCCTGTCGCCTCGGCTGCCTGACGGTGGATGCGGCCGCCTACTTCGGCTGGCCAAACCAGCCGGGGTTTCGGCAGGTGACCGGCGACGGCGTCGTACCGTTCCGGATGCCACCGATTGGCCCGGAGGTCGTACAGCGGATCGCACTGGCTGGCAGTGTGGTGGTCCAGAACCAGCTCTCCCGTGAGCTTCGCCAGGATGAAGGAGTTCAGGCTGTGCCAGTTCCGCGCACGGGCGAAGACCTCCGGTTCCCGGTTGCGCAGCCAACGGATCTTCGGTCCCACGGCCTGCGACGACAGGACCTTCCCGGCATCACGAAAGATCGCCTCGGCACCGAACTCCTCCGTGAGCTCGCGGATTTCGACGACGGCCCGCGCGTCTATTCCGTACAGGATCGCCGGGCGCAGCGGGGCCAGGTTTCCGTCCGTGACGACCAGGCTGGGACCCATCGCGCTGACGCACATGCCGGCGACAGCCCCGGCGTCGTTCCTGGAGAGAAGCTCCCGGCACAGCCGGACCACCTCCGCCCAGGCC
Encoded proteins:
- a CDS encoding PepSY domain-containing protein; amino-acid sequence: MDVDYSDDRQGWEVELISGGTEHEVLVLADGSEVLDQRDKGPADEEDRRAVESATVSLAEAIETAQQAAVGDLEEASLEDENDKPVWEVEIRSEGGTLTEVLIDAVSGEQLR
- a CDS encoding MarR family winged helix-turn-helix transcriptional regulator, which produces MRGSMNLGETDLLALRYVIEADAANRPIGPKELGQKLGVTSASMTALIDRLVKSGHVSREPHPSDRRALLLRPAPGSSKEVRGLMDLTHRRMAEIASSLSPEDSKTVADFLQRMRGTVDAIDPTNQD
- a CDS encoding serine/threonine-protein kinase, whose translation is MTPPVITAGPEEVLKPTADGPAWEDSYPAGRRYRLGPLLGYGSEGAVRKALDTHTGRTVAVKIFRTDAVHSGERFHREVSIHRRLNHWAIVPMTDYGRMPAAAGATEQAFMVMEYVEGRNLRHLLQKGPADPAMTAAWMASILHALSHVHRKGIVHNDIKPANILIPSLANERRGAVAKLTDFGIATSRRHAPLASLSGTAHYMSPEEVHGAQATEASDIYALGLVALECLTGVKPFPGTPVETMVARALNKPRIPYTLGRRWIVLLQAMTDLRPAERPTARQALRMLHRINR
- a CDS encoding YybH family protein translates to MSGSDFDTAVEQYHQAVNALITGDPSRQKLIWSRQPDVTLANPFGPPIRGWSEVEKVMDRAASHLRNGEPNRSERISGHVGSDLAYIVEIERTRVKVGESDTLSPVSLRVTTIFRLEEGQWKVIHRHADPITSPQPFESIIEK
- a CDS encoding superoxide dismutase family protein produces the protein MKPLHTIVPTALATLVLSLTACAGSPEGTGDEPAPGPTEEATGNPTPATESQVPEPTGELGSGEFAPYAEGATAVTYDERVPEGSSAEVKVNEDGAETTVTLSVKGLEPESEFGSHVHVAACGSDPDDAGPHYQDQQDPATQGQDVVASTDPVYANPKNEIWLDFITDAEGNAEVESTVGWQFREGEGRSVVIHATHTGMEEGEAGEAGDRLACITIR
- a CDS encoding DUF808 domain-containing protein, with the translated sequence MSGGLVALLDDVAALARIAAASVDDVAAGAARAGTKAAGVVIDDAAVTPQYVSGADPSRELPMIKRIFWGSLRNKLLIILPALLLISAFIPWAIPFILMLGGTYLCYEGAEKVWHKVRGHHEAEHAPAVEQGPEAEAKVTKGAITTDFILSCEIMVISMNEVADQSLWVRAFILVVVAIAITVLVYGAVGLIVKMDDIGLHLTTRNSAGSKRFGGMLVKGMPAVLAAITFVGTIAMLWVGGHIMLQGAYDLGWHAPYDLVHVLEHPFAGIAVVGGFLAWLVNTLCSAVLGLAWGLVVMAIVHPLVKLLPFGKKKGGHEEGDIRAAVAGYRPPERDAGK
- a CDS encoding FGGY-family carbohydrate kinase, translating into MFLGIDIGTGSSKAVLADDVGRVLDSATVTHDVDYPRPGWAEFDAEGGAWAEVVRLCRELLSRNDAGAVAGMCVSAMGPSLVVTDGNLAPLRPAILYGIDARAVVEIRELTEEFGAEAIFRDAGKVLSSQAVGPKIRWLRNREPEVFARARNWHSLNSFILAKLTGELVLDHHTASQCDPLYDLRANRWHPERYDAVAGHLPKPRLVWPAEVGGRIHRQAAEATGLPEGLPVCAGTVDAWAEAFSAGVRQPGDLMLMYGSTMFFVQVLGEFRAEPKLWTTAGVDPGSLTLAAGMSTSGSLTTWLQRLFGDVPFEQLVTEAAAVQPGSDGLLLLPYFAGERTPVFDPDARGLITGLSLRHTRGHLFRAAYEGIGFGIRQILEYLENAGEPIRRVAAVGGGTKARLWTEIVSNITGREQLVPEQTIGASYGDALLAAIGTGAVPAGTDWARTVATVKPDPATAPLYEKLYATYELLYPSNREHMHVLAALQEPAVE